One Streptomyces sp. NBC_00223 genomic window carries:
- a CDS encoding PP2C family protein-serine/threonine phosphatase: protein MAVVALLDGIGGASVGLLPLVSLGPAFAGLVGTWVRTLVIGCLAIGLVTVLGVVDGLFAERRGFAAVGAVVGVTVAGLIAAVTRQRREEELASVRSIAEVAQRVLLRPVPRRAGHLRAAVSYTSAVTAARIGGDLYEVVSSPEGVRVIIGDVQGKGLEAVETAAVVLGAFREAAHDEKTLEGVGERVQRAADRTLSGEKFVTAILAEISPTRGTTVLNYGHPPPMVVAPDGRVDFPEPPQFSLPLGLGMPRTETPAPFEVVFRPGDQLLLYTDGVTEARDRAGTFYPLGERAHLLRHADPQGALEALRADLIHHTQGPLLDDVAMLLLRYREPDRRPPAGTGTD, encoded by the coding sequence ATGGCCGTGGTCGCGCTGCTCGACGGGATCGGCGGCGCGAGCGTGGGCCTGCTGCCGCTGGTCTCCCTGGGCCCGGCGTTCGCGGGCCTGGTGGGGACGTGGGTCCGTACGCTGGTCATCGGCTGTCTGGCGATCGGGCTGGTGACCGTGCTCGGTGTGGTCGACGGGCTCTTCGCCGAGCGGCGCGGGTTCGCCGCGGTCGGGGCGGTGGTCGGGGTGACCGTCGCCGGGCTGATAGCGGCGGTAACCCGGCAGCGGCGCGAGGAGGAGCTGGCGAGCGTACGGTCGATCGCCGAGGTGGCGCAGCGGGTGCTGCTGCGGCCGGTGCCGCGCCGGGCCGGCCATCTGCGCGCGGCGGTCTCGTACACCTCGGCGGTGACGGCGGCCAGGATCGGCGGCGATCTGTACGAGGTGGTCTCCTCGCCCGAGGGGGTGCGGGTGATCATCGGCGATGTGCAGGGCAAGGGCCTGGAGGCGGTCGAGACGGCGGCGGTCGTACTGGGCGCCTTCCGGGAGGCCGCGCACGACGAGAAGACCCTGGAGGGCGTCGGGGAGCGGGTCCAGCGCGCGGCGGACCGCACGCTGAGCGGCGAGAAGTTCGTCACCGCGATCCTGGCGGAGATCAGCCCCACGCGGGGCACGACGGTGCTCAACTACGGCCATCCCCCGCCGATGGTGGTCGCCCCCGACGGGCGGGTGGACTTCCCCGAGCCGCCGCAGTTCTCGCTGCCGCTGGGCCTGGGGATGCCCCGCACCGAGACGCCTGCGCCGTTCGAGGTGGTCTTCCGCCCCGGCGACCAGCTGCTGCTGTACACCGACGGCGTCACCGAGGCGCGCGACCGGGCGGGGACGTTCTACCCGCTGGGCGAGCGCGCGCATCTGCTGCGGCACGCGGACCCGCAGGGCGCCCTGGAGGCGCTGCGCGCGGATCTGATCCACCACACCCAGGGGCCGCTGCTCGACGACGTGGCGATGCTGCTGCTGCGCTACCGGGAGCCGGACCGGCGGCCGCCTGCCGGGACCGGGACCGACTGA
- a CDS encoding DUF6126 family protein, producing MTMNEPERQVRPPAPRVVPTTNGSEERKERGVVRRVLVYVVAAHLAAFYLWLMFSVIGNRG from the coding sequence ATGACCATGAACGAGCCCGAGCGCCAGGTACGCCCCCCGGCCCCCCGGGTGGTGCCCACCACCAACGGCAGTGAGGAGCGCAAGGAGCGCGGGGTGGTCCGCCGCGTCCTGGTGTACGTGGTCGCGGCGCACCTGGCCGCCTTCTACCTGTGGCTGATGTTCAGCGTGATCGGCAACCGCGGCTGA
- a CDS encoding helix-turn-helix domain-containing protein, whose product MTDTVNTDVAHDDTAAPEADLVLAPRLRDRRRAGGLTLESAARRLGLSAAHLSRLESGLRQPSLPVLLGLARLYGTTVSDLLGETAAEPDPIVRGERMAPVPAGGWTYWRAGGTGRAMQALRVHVPQRAQRALVRVHPGEEWLYVTSGELELTLGDRTHLLAPGDSAHFDSLVPHRLASGGHGGVDLLFLHTLMQSETSALCLGPRETTESLGERR is encoded by the coding sequence ATGACCGACACCGTGAACACGGACGTCGCCCACGACGACACCGCCGCCCCCGAGGCCGATCTCGTGCTGGCCCCGAGGCTGCGGGACCGGCGGCGGGCCGGCGGGCTCACCCTGGAGTCCGCGGCCCGGCGGCTGGGTCTGTCGGCGGCGCATCTGTCCCGGCTGGAGTCCGGACTGCGCCAGCCGTCGCTGCCCGTGCTCCTGGGGCTCGCCCGGCTGTACGGGACGACCGTCTCCGACTTGCTCGGGGAGACGGCGGCCGAGCCCGATCCCATCGTACGCGGCGAGCGGATGGCCCCGGTGCCCGCCGGCGGCTGGACGTACTGGCGGGCCGGCGGGACCGGGCGGGCGATGCAGGCCCTGCGCGTCCATGTGCCCCAACGGGCCCAGCGGGCGCTGGTCCGGGTGCACCCGGGCGAGGAGTGGCTGTACGTCACCTCGGGCGAGCTGGAACTGACCCTCGGTGACCGCACCCATCTGCTGGCCCCCGGGGACTCCGCGCACTTCGACTCGCTGGTGCCGCACCGGCTGGCGTCGGGCGGCCACGGCGGGGTCGATCTGCTGTTCCTGCACACGCTGATGCAGAGCGAGACCTCGGCCCTGTGCCTGGGACCGCGGGAGACCACCGAGAGCCTGGGAGAGCGACGATGA
- a CDS encoding DUF4232 domain-containing protein, giving the protein MTGFPDAPDDGPDGSGGPDPLEPLLRISPDYLAAPPRAFGRIRRRAARRRRARAAAGGTVAVAVVAGALYLVGAIAPDGGDGVVGPPASSSLSSTAPSTPGPSTARPSGPSSPTAAGSHSPGDRQDPVPRTTGGVTPTPSRTTTAATTATGTTPMCAASQLTASLGGGDAGAGNLYRYLVLTNHSSTTCHVTGYPGLSMLDADGAQIGPPAGRQEMAYVAVVLDPGASASDTIHTVNHQGTCLATSTSLRIYPPGSRESLVFPGQVTDCDSLFTITPFAAGKTGNPVS; this is encoded by the coding sequence ATGACCGGATTTCCTGACGCCCCTGACGACGGGCCCGACGGCAGCGGCGGGCCCGACCCGCTGGAGCCGCTGCTGCGGATCTCGCCCGACTACCTCGCGGCGCCGCCCAGGGCCTTCGGGCGGATCCGCCGCCGCGCCGCGCGCCGCCGGCGTGCCCGGGCGGCGGCGGGCGGCACGGTCGCGGTGGCGGTGGTCGCGGGCGCGCTCTATCTGGTGGGGGCGATAGCGCCGGACGGGGGCGACGGGGTCGTCGGCCCCCCGGCCAGCAGCTCGCTGAGCAGTACGGCCCCCAGCACGCCCGGCCCGTCCACCGCGCGGCCCTCCGGGCCCTCGTCGCCCACCGCGGCGGGGTCGCACTCGCCGGGCGACCGGCAGGACCCCGTCCCCCGTACAACCGGCGGTGTGACGCCGACACCGTCCCGGACGACGACCGCCGCGACCACCGCCACCGGTACGACGCCGATGTGCGCGGCCTCCCAGCTGACCGCGTCGCTCGGCGGCGGCGACGCGGGCGCGGGCAATCTCTACCGCTATCTGGTGCTCACCAACCACAGCTCGACGACCTGCCATGTGACCGGCTACCCGGGCCTGTCGATGCTCGACGCGGACGGCGCGCAGATCGGCCCGCCCGCCGGCCGCCAGGAGATGGCGTACGTCGCGGTGGTCCTCGATCCGGGAGCGTCGGCGAGCGACACGATCCACACCGTCAACCATCAGGGCACCTGCCTGGCCACCTCGACCAGCCTGCGGATCTACCCGCCGGGCAGCCGGGAGTCGCTGGTCTTCCCGGGGCAGGTCACCGACTGCGACAGCCTCTTCACGATCACGCCGTTCGCGGCGGGGAAGACCGGCAACCCGGTGTCGTGA
- a CDS encoding RNA polymerase sigma factor: MRSQERAASELFAALYPRLAGWVRRLVDDDGTAHEIASEAFTRLWARWTKVDEPSGFLYVTAANLVRDHWRRTERERRALRRARTEEAVKRPPDADPSVRLLVQSLPERLRNPALLHYYADLPIREVAALLGRNEGTVKSDLHAARELLRAELKGHHDRIS; the protein is encoded by the coding sequence ATCCGGTCTCAAGAGCGCGCGGCCTCCGAGCTGTTCGCGGCCCTCTACCCGCGACTGGCGGGCTGGGTGCGCCGGCTGGTGGACGACGACGGAACCGCGCACGAGATCGCCTCGGAAGCCTTCACCCGGCTGTGGGCGCGCTGGACCAAGGTCGACGAGCCCAGCGGCTTCCTCTATGTGACCGCGGCCAATCTGGTCCGCGACCACTGGCGCAGAACCGAGCGCGAGCGCCGGGCGCTGCGCCGGGCGAGGACGGAGGAGGCCGTCAAGCGGCCGCCGGACGCCGACCCGTCGGTGCGGCTGCTGGTCCAGTCGCTGCCCGAGCGGCTGCGCAACCCCGCCCTGCTCCACTACTACGCCGACCTGCCGATACGTGAAGTCGCAGCGCTGCTTGGCCGTAACGAGGGGACCGTCAAGTCCGACCTGCACGCCGCTCGCGAACTGCTCCGCGCCGAGCTCAAGGGACACCATGACCGGATTTCCTGA
- a CDS encoding class F sortase, which yields MIPRTVRTAPGRATVLGAASAVLAALLCGCAGAAPAPAPASGGARTTAAAPTTATTTAGDSRKAPAGAMARSVPDRLRIPAIGVDTAVMSLALAPDGTVRVPPIAAHSPAGWYDGSPTPGETGPSVILGHVTVGRYGDGVFLHLSRLRAGDRIMAVREDGRVATFAVDSVRTVDKAHFPTEAVYGNVDHPALRLITCGGTRVTGGGGYPDNVIVFASLVSGS from the coding sequence TTGATCCCGCGAACCGTCCGGACGGCGCCGGGCCGGGCCACCGTGCTCGGGGCGGCCTCGGCCGTACTGGCCGCCCTGCTGTGCGGCTGCGCCGGCGCCGCCCCGGCCCCGGCCCCGGCGAGCGGCGGCGCCCGTACGACGGCCGCCGCCCCCACCACCGCGACGACCACCGCCGGCGACTCACGGAAGGCCCCCGCCGGGGCCATGGCCCGCTCGGTGCCGGACCGGCTGCGCATCCCGGCGATCGGGGTCGACACGGCCGTCATGTCGCTGGCGCTGGCCCCCGACGGCACGGTACGGGTGCCGCCGATCGCCGCCCACTCGCCGGCGGGCTGGTACGACGGCTCGCCCACGCCCGGCGAGACCGGTCCCTCGGTGATCCTCGGACATGTCACGGTGGGCCGGTACGGTGACGGCGTCTTCCTGCATCTGTCGCGGCTCAGGGCCGGTGACCGGATCATGGCCGTACGCGAGGACGGCCGGGTGGCCACCTTCGCGGTGGACTCGGTGCGGACCGTGGACAAGGCCCACTTCCCGACGGAGGCGGTGTACGGGAACGTCGACCACCCCGCGCTGCGTCTCATCACATGCGGCGGCACCCGGGTGACCGGGGGCGGCGGGTATCCGGACAATGTCATCGTCTTCGCCTCGCTGGTCTCAGGTTCGTGA
- a CDS encoding DUF4232 domain-containing protein yields the protein MRNSSLAVGAAGAAALAAAVFGAAPATASTPVLDTTPMCATSQLTASLGGGDAGAGNLYRYLVLTNHSSTTCHLTGYPGLSMLDAKGNQIGAPATRAATGYAPVVLTPGGSASDTIHTINHQGTCLPTSTSLRIYPPGNTAALVFAGQVTDCDNLFTVTPLSAGKGGTSLGQAPTAVAPASSPAPTPTSAGGRQVTAVPSGAPDTGVTASRSGGSGTGVAVGAAAAGVLALGGLGVVAARRRKVRG from the coding sequence ATGCGCAACAGTTCACTCGCCGTCGGGGCCGCGGGAGCCGCCGCCCTGGCCGCGGCCGTGTTCGGCGCCGCCCCCGCGACGGCCTCGACGCCCGTCCTGGACACCACCCCGATGTGCGCGACCTCGCAGCTGACCGCGTCACTCGGCGGCGGTGACGCCGGAGCGGGCAACCTGTACCGCTACCTGGTGCTCACCAACCACAGCTCGACGACCTGTCACCTCACCGGCTACCCGGGCCTGTCGATGCTCGACGCCAAGGGAAACCAGATCGGCGCGCCCGCGACCCGGGCCGCCACCGGCTACGCGCCCGTGGTCCTCACGCCCGGCGGGTCGGCCAGCGACACCATTCACACCATCAACCACCAGGGCACGTGTCTGCCCACCTCGACCAGCCTGCGGATCTACCCGCCGGGGAACACCGCCGCGCTGGTCTTCGCCGGCCAGGTCACCGACTGCGACAACCTCTTCACCGTCACCCCGCTCAGCGCCGGCAAGGGCGGCACCTCGCTGGGGCAGGCCCCGACGGCCGTCGCCCCGGCCTCCTCCCCCGCCCCCACTCCGACCTCCGCCGGCGGCCGTCAGGTCACCGCCGTGCCCTCGGGCGCGCCGGACACCGGGGTGACCGCGTCGCGGTCCGGCGGCAGCGGCACCGGCGTGGCCGTCGGGGCGGCCGCGGCCGGAGTGCTCGCCCTGGGCGGCCTCGGTGTCGTCGCGGCCCGCCGCCGCAAGGTCCGGGGCTGA
- a CDS encoding VWA domain-containing protein: MIMRRLLATGLGGGLLAALACGLIPATAVADGADEPVAQPDPKVELVLDVSGSMRARDIDGQSRMSAAKQAFDDVLDSVPDNVQLGIRTLGADYPGNDRKTGCKDTRQLYPVGHLDRTEAKTAVATLAPTGWTPIGPALLAAADDLKGDDNATRRLVLITDGEDTCPPLNPCDVARDIAARGINLVIDTLGLIPDSSTRNQLSCIAAATGGTYTTVQHREQLTTKVKQLVDRSAETVVAPVATQGAAACADAPVLKQGIYTDRETFSENRWYRVDVRPGQELRASVSISDDRAVNADYGVLLRGVTLHGREIVRDDEGGTGRTDVVSAGIRYPKPPADDGTPPETVCLQVGNSFAAPASVKTTPGLPVELSIDLVDSPDKPSDVAFYGLGSGWWLLGLLALVGVVAGLFSGWIARWNLSTGRSN; the protein is encoded by the coding sequence ATGATCATGAGAAGATTACTGGCCACTGGACTGGGCGGCGGCCTGCTCGCCGCCCTCGCGTGCGGCCTGATACCTGCGACAGCCGTGGCCGACGGCGCGGACGAACCGGTCGCCCAGCCCGACCCCAAAGTCGAACTCGTACTCGATGTGAGCGGTTCGATGCGGGCCCGGGACATCGACGGGCAGTCCCGGATGTCCGCCGCCAAGCAGGCGTTCGACGACGTACTCGACTCCGTGCCCGACAATGTGCAGCTCGGCATCCGCACACTCGGCGCGGACTACCCCGGCAACGACCGCAAGACCGGGTGCAAGGACACCCGGCAGCTCTACCCCGTCGGTCACCTCGACCGCACCGAGGCCAAGACGGCGGTGGCCACCCTGGCCCCCACCGGCTGGACCCCGATCGGCCCGGCCCTGCTCGCCGCCGCCGACGACCTCAAGGGCGACGACAACGCCACCCGCAGGCTGGTGCTGATCACCGACGGCGAGGACACCTGTCCGCCGCTGAACCCGTGCGACGTGGCACGGGACATCGCCGCCAGGGGCATCAACCTCGTCATCGACACCCTCGGCCTCATCCCCGACTCCTCCACCCGCAACCAGCTCAGCTGCATCGCCGCGGCCACCGGCGGCACGTACACCACCGTGCAGCACCGTGAGCAGCTGACCACCAAGGTCAAGCAGCTGGTCGACCGCAGCGCCGAGACGGTGGTCGCCCCGGTGGCCACCCAGGGCGCCGCGGCCTGCGCCGACGCGCCCGTGCTCAAGCAGGGGATCTACACCGACCGCGAGACGTTCTCCGAGAACCGCTGGTACCGCGTCGACGTACGGCCCGGGCAGGAGCTGCGCGCCTCGGTGAGCATCTCCGACGACCGCGCGGTCAACGCGGACTACGGGGTGCTGCTGCGCGGGGTCACCCTGCACGGGCGGGAGATCGTCCGGGACGACGAGGGCGGCACCGGCCGTACCGATGTCGTCTCGGCCGGAATCCGCTACCCGAAACCGCCGGCGGACGACGGCACCCCGCCGGAGACGGTCTGCCTCCAGGTGGGCAACTCCTTCGCCGCGCCGGCCTCCGTCAAGACCACGCCCGGTCTGCCGGTGGAGCTGTCCATCGATCTCGTGGACAGCCCCGACAAGCCCTCCGACGTGGCCTTCTACGGTCTCGGCAGCGGCTGGTGGCTGCTGGGTCTGCTGGCCCTGGTCGGCGTGGTGGCCGGTCTGTTCTCGGGCTGGATCGCCCGCTGGAATCTGTCCACGGGGAGGTCCAACTGA
- a CDS encoding TetR/AcrR family transcriptional regulator codes for MAYEPPHTETGPRARFRGQVRDESKELALRQLADGGPQALSLNAIAKSLGMSGPALYRYFANRETLLTALVVDAYRDLAEALHKAVAVPSFQPPDRLAALVDAYRAWAVDQPHRYRLLFRAPLFGYDPQAPDLVAASQPAMGAAADTVAAVLGRPADDPAVAFRATSLWAGLHGLVSLEIEGNFTSTGIDPAGLYDAQVHAVLHAVTQGAGAA; via the coding sequence GTGGCATACGAGCCACCGCACACCGAGACAGGCCCGCGAGCGCGCTTCCGCGGCCAGGTCCGCGACGAGAGCAAGGAACTGGCGCTCCGCCAGCTCGCGGACGGCGGCCCCCAGGCTCTGTCCCTCAACGCCATCGCCAAGAGCCTCGGCATGTCGGGGCCCGCCCTCTACCGCTACTTCGCCAACCGCGAGACCCTGCTCACCGCCCTGGTCGTGGACGCCTACCGCGACCTCGCCGAAGCCCTGCACAAGGCCGTCGCCGTCCCCTCCTTCCAGCCGCCCGACCGGCTCGCCGCGCTGGTGGACGCCTACCGCGCCTGGGCCGTGGACCAGCCCCACCGCTACCGGCTGCTCTTCCGCGCCCCGCTGTTCGGCTACGACCCCCAGGCGCCCGACCTCGTCGCGGCCTCCCAGCCCGCGATGGGCGCCGCCGCCGACACCGTCGCCGCGGTCCTCGGCCGCCCCGCGGACGACCCCGCTGTCGCCTTCCGGGCCACCTCCCTGTGGGCCGGGCTGCACGGCCTGGTCAGCCTGGAGATCGAGGGCAACTTCACCTCCACGGGCATCGACCCGGCCGGGCTCTACGACGCCCAGGTCCACGCGGTGCTGCACGCCGTGACCCAGGGCGCCGGCGCCGCCTGA
- a CDS encoding SRPBCC family protein: MAALPAAGRTPVRVEVTGVSAAVRIISRSDHHRGEVMGTGPTPAVPTSVDPAAPVLVRHEIDVRAPLETVWRLHADVTGWPAWNPDITSAVPTDPEAPFTPGARFTWTSFGFTVTSTVHDVTAPARVLWGGTADGISGVHEWRLTRTAGGVRVVTEESFAGDPVEADPAAMRQALDVSLTSWLSHLKRAAESAAG, translated from the coding sequence GTGGCGGCGCTCCCGGCCGCCGGCCGGACCCCGGTACGCGTCGAGGTGACCGGCGTGTCCGCCGCCGTGCGCATCATCAGCCGTTCGGACCATCACCGAGGAGAAGTCATGGGCACCGGCCCGACCCCCGCCGTCCCCACCTCCGTCGACCCGGCCGCCCCCGTCCTGGTCCGCCACGAGATCGACGTCCGGGCCCCGCTGGAGACGGTCTGGCGGCTGCACGCCGACGTCACCGGGTGGCCGGCCTGGAACCCCGACATCACCTCCGCGGTCCCCACCGACCCGGAGGCGCCGTTCACCCCCGGCGCCCGCTTCACCTGGACGAGCTTCGGCTTCACCGTCACCTCGACCGTCCACGACGTCACCGCGCCGGCCCGCGTGCTGTGGGGCGGCACCGCCGACGGCATCAGCGGCGTGCACGAATGGCGCCTCACCCGCACCGCGGGAGGTGTCCGTGTCGTCACCGAGGAGTCCTTCGCGGGCGACCCCGTCGAGGCCGACCCGGCCGCCATGCGGCAGGCCCTCGACGTGTCGCTGACGTCCTGGCTGTCCCACCTGAAGCGGGCCGCCGAATCCGCCGCCGGATGA
- a CDS encoding NAD(+)/NADH kinase, with protein sequence MPLSRLGLVVHEGRPAAVEGARTVRDWCARHSIGCVDIDVWGERENRRSGQAEMRAAGSLDLIVTLGGDGTFLRGARIAAKRDIQVLGVDVGRVGFLTETAVGDVGRALDAVLAGESACEERMTLTMRASRPLEMPGGMDTLLRYGRGPALPPPQVRPEAAEGDDWGLALDVTALNDIVLEKLVRDRQISVGVYIAARLLASYSADGVIVATPTGSTAYSFAAGGPVLSPRMRAVVFTPVAPHMTFNRTVVADADEPVALRVLPHSGQAAVSVDGQLRGVLDPGDWIGVFAAPRPLRLVRLKPADFYGRLRARMGLTDAPATAADGRSAPLFRPAGPVPEDLAHLFLAPPDPPAEPG encoded by the coding sequence ATGCCGCTCAGCCGCCTGGGGCTCGTCGTGCACGAGGGCCGGCCGGCCGCCGTCGAGGGCGCGCGGACCGTACGGGACTGGTGTGCGCGGCACTCGATCGGCTGCGTGGACATCGACGTGTGGGGCGAGCGCGAGAACCGCCGCAGCGGGCAGGCCGAGATGCGCGCCGCGGGCAGCCTCGACCTCATCGTGACGCTCGGCGGCGACGGCACCTTCCTGCGCGGCGCGCGGATCGCGGCCAAGCGGGACATCCAGGTGCTGGGGGTCGACGTCGGCCGTGTCGGCTTCCTCACCGAGACCGCCGTGGGCGATGTCGGGCGGGCGCTGGACGCCGTTCTGGCCGGGGAGTCCGCCTGCGAGGAGCGGATGACGCTCACCATGCGGGCCTCCCGTCCGCTGGAGATGCCCGGCGGCATGGACACACTGCTGCGGTACGGGCGCGGGCCGGCGCTGCCGCCGCCGCAGGTGCGGCCGGAGGCCGCCGAGGGGGACGACTGGGGACTGGCGCTGGATGTCACGGCGCTCAACGACATCGTGCTGGAGAAGCTGGTCCGCGACCGGCAGATCAGCGTCGGGGTCTACATCGCCGCGCGGCTGCTGGCGTCCTATTCGGCCGACGGGGTGATCGTGGCCACGCCGACCGGTTCGACCGCGTACAGCTTCGCCGCCGGGGGTCCGGTGCTCTCGCCGCGGATGAGGGCGGTGGTCTTCACCCCGGTCGCGCCGCACATGACCTTCAACCGCACGGTCGTCGCCGACGCGGACGAGCCCGTCGCGCTGCGCGTGCTGCCGCACTCCGGCCAGGCGGCGGTCAGCGTCGACGGCCAACTGCGAGGGGTCCTCGATCCGGGCGACTGGATCGGGGTCTTCGCCGCGCCCCGGCCGCTGCGGCTGGTCCGGCTCAAGCCCGCCGACTTCTACGGCCGGCTGCGGGCGCGAATGGGGCTGACCGACGCGCCCGCCACGGCGGCGGACGGCCGGTCGGCGCCGCTGTTCCGGCCGGCCGGTCCCGTACCCGAGGATCTGGCGCATCTGTTCCTGGCGCCGCCGGACCCGCCCGCCGAGCCCGGCTGA
- a CDS encoding DUF6204 family protein, with protein sequence MTTRAFRVLVRGSFDLGALTADQRAALEADAPQHDVLHAAFTPEGHLSYDLAARPFFTFRFQESGEAEEDIVAAAERAESAARAWLEERGYPYTRLTSQAEDLSLAPLGKRQRRAARAGG encoded by the coding sequence ATGACCACACGCGCCTTCCGTGTCCTCGTCCGCGGCTCCTTCGACCTCGGCGCGCTGACCGCCGATCAGCGGGCCGCCCTGGAGGCCGACGCGCCGCAACACGACGTCCTGCACGCGGCCTTCACCCCCGAGGGGCACCTCAGCTACGACCTGGCCGCCCGGCCGTTCTTCACCTTCCGCTTCCAGGAGTCGGGTGAGGCCGAGGAGGACATCGTGGCCGCCGCCGAGCGGGCCGAGTCGGCCGCGCGGGCCTGGCTGGAGGAGCGCGGCTACCCGTACACGCGCCTCACCTCGCAGGCCGAGGACCTGTCCCTGGCGCCGCTGGGCAAGCGGCAGCGCCGCGCGGCCCGCGCCGGGGGCTGA
- a CDS encoding VOC family protein — protein sequence MTEDQSATGAARTLTRDAARGAPCWVSLTARDLESAEKFYGSVFGWNFRSTTLGDSFAVALSEGRPVAGISAVATDMQIAVAWTPYFAVPQADEAAARIRERSATVALGPVAFASGRAVVAADRDGAVFGVWDGRLPSGWETLHDRGPVVLRLRTRDAFEAAIFYGGVLEWADGDPEGCTVSYENDEVVVRSRENVVARLGSGAVGAAPNPVVRPHWNVQFAVPQARRCVDAARAVGGTLVHHGTTSAGAPYAELRDPDGGLFTVLERSPDV from the coding sequence ATGACCGAAGACCAGTCGGCGACCGGGGCGGCACGCACCCTGACCAGGGACGCGGCCCGGGGAGCGCCGTGCTGGGTGAGCCTCACGGCCCGCGATCTGGAGTCGGCCGAGAAGTTCTACGGCTCGGTCTTCGGCTGGAACTTCCGCTCCACCACGCTCGGCGACAGCTTCGCCGTCGCGCTGAGCGAGGGCAGGCCCGTCGCGGGGATCAGCGCGGTGGCCACCGACATGCAGATCGCCGTCGCCTGGACCCCGTACTTCGCGGTGCCCCAGGCCGACGAGGCCGCCGCCCGGATCAGGGAGCGCAGCGCCACCGTCGCCCTGGGACCCGTCGCCTTCGCCTCGGGCCGCGCGGTGGTGGCCGCCGACCGCGACGGGGCCGTGTTCGGGGTGTGGGACGGCCGGCTGCCCAGCGGCTGGGAGACCCTGCACGACCGGGGCCCGGTCGTACTGCGCCTGCGGACCAGGGACGCCTTCGAGGCGGCCATCTTCTACGGCGGCGTCCTGGAGTGGGCGGACGGCGACCCCGAGGGCTGCACGGTGTCGTACGAGAACGACGAGGTGGTGGTGCGCAGCCGGGAGAACGTGGTGGCGCGCCTCGGCTCCGGCGCGGTGGGGGCGGCGCCCAACCCGGTGGTGCGGCCGCACTGGAACGTGCAGTTCGCTGTCCCGCAGGCGCGGCGGTGCGTCGACGCCGCCCGGGCGGTGGGCGGCACGCTGGTGCACCACGGGACGACCTCGGCGGGAGCCCCGTACGCGGAGCTGCGCGACCCCGACGGCGGGCTGTTCACGGTGCTGGAGCGCTCGCCCGACGTGTAG
- a CDS encoding YunG family protein — MTTWTLTAVDRALRAGWAADTCSPDDVARAPWHPDNPAWGHCDITALVVHDIFGGDLVVGEVHHAGAPVGFHWWNRLASGVELDLTREQFRLGQSVGAARVVRRPPGPLPRRWAEYELLRARVAARLGPLPEPGGGVGERTGGGTDGQG, encoded by the coding sequence ATGACCACCTGGACTCTGACAGCCGTCGACCGGGCCCTGCGCGCGGGCTGGGCCGCCGACACCTGCTCGCCCGACGACGTGGCCCGCGCGCCCTGGCACCCGGACAACCCCGCCTGGGGGCACTGCGACATCACCGCGCTGGTCGTGCACGACATATTCGGCGGCGACCTGGTCGTCGGCGAGGTCCACCACGCGGGCGCGCCGGTCGGCTTCCACTGGTGGAACCGGCTGGCCTCGGGCGTCGAACTCGACCTGACCCGGGAGCAGTTCCGGCTCGGCCAGAGCGTCGGGGCGGCTCGCGTGGTGCGGCGCCCGCCCGGCCCGCTGCCCCGGCGCTGGGCGGAGTACGAACTGCTGCGGGCCCGGGTCGCCGCCCGGCTCGGTCCGCTGCCCGAGCCGGGCGGAGGCGTGGGGGAGCGGACGGGCGGGGGGACGGACGGGCAGGGGTGA